The Pirellulales bacterium genome has a window encoding:
- a CDS encoding cation:proton antiporter gives MTANDFALLLLQLTVMLLVGLAGGAVLRRLGQPAVLGEMLSGILLGPTLLGWVSPGAFEALFPAGDATDLVRGAVIKLGMLFFLFLVGLEISLAQVRRFGLRAMTIGALGALAPLACGMGAVYALPHLWGPQAEQNRLMFALFISAAMANTANPVLARILIDLKLMKQDIGAMLMTASIVDDVIGWSLLGVVLSQFSPPEVAAPTSHLWQLASVVLFFVGTIIAGRWIGAPLVRWATTRLRLRSSGTIGLVAALVLVSAAVAERAHLHAFLGPFLIGIGLSITTHELHEAYEAINRFVAGLFVPIYFVSMGLTANFVRSFDLALVAVVVGVACVSKLASVYAASRIAGFGQRAALGIGFGMNARGAIGIILAALGREHGVINEPVYVALVLMAVLTSLVSAPAMKHLMPDDPFAKPRSPGGARRRMATDIAAPEPIEVTG, from the coding sequence ATGACCGCAAACGACTTCGCGCTACTGCTATTGCAGTTGACTGTGATGCTGCTGGTGGGGCTGGCCGGGGGCGCCGTGCTGCGCCGCTTGGGACAGCCCGCGGTGCTGGGAGAGATGCTATCGGGCATCTTGCTGGGGCCGACGTTGTTGGGCTGGGTGTCGCCGGGGGCGTTCGAGGCGTTGTTTCCGGCCGGAGACGCGACCGATCTGGTGCGCGGCGCCGTCATCAAGCTGGGGATGCTCTTTTTCTTGTTTTTGGTGGGGCTGGAGATCAGCCTGGCGCAGGTGCGGCGGTTTGGGCTGCGGGCCATGACCATTGGGGCGCTGGGCGCGCTGGCGCCATTGGCGTGCGGCATGGGCGCCGTGTACGCGCTACCACACCTGTGGGGCCCGCAAGCGGAACAGAATCGATTGATGTTCGCGCTGTTCATTAGCGCGGCGATGGCCAACACGGCCAATCCGGTGCTGGCGCGCATCTTGATCGATCTGAAGCTGATGAAGCAAGACATCGGCGCCATGCTGATGACGGCCTCGATTGTGGACGACGTGATTGGCTGGTCGCTATTGGGAGTGGTGCTCAGCCAGTTCTCGCCGCCCGAAGTGGCGGCGCCAACCAGTCACCTATGGCAGTTGGCGAGCGTGGTATTGTTCTTTGTGGGGACGATCATTGCGGGGCGCTGGATCGGAGCGCCTTTGGTGCGCTGGGCGACCACTCGCCTGCGGCTGCGCTCGAGCGGCACGATTGGACTGGTGGCCGCGCTGGTGCTGGTGTCGGCGGCCGTGGCCGAGCGGGCGCATCTGCACGCGTTTCTTGGTCCGTTTTTGATTGGCATTGGGCTGTCGATCACCACCCACGAGTTGCACGAGGCGTACGAGGCGATCAACCGGTTCGTGGCCGGTCTGTTTGTGCCGATCTACTTTGTTTCGATGGGGTTGACCGCCAACTTCGTGCGCAGCTTCGATCTGGCGCTGGTCGCGGTGGTGGTGGGCGTGGCGTGCGTGAGCAAACTGGCGAGCGTGTACGCGGCCTCGCGCATCGCCGGTTTTGGTCAGCGCGCCGCCTTAGGCATTGGCTTTGGCATGAACGCGCGCGGCGCGATCGGCATCATTCTGGCGGCTTTGGGACGCGAACATGGAGTCATTAACGAGCCGGTGTATGTGGCGCTGGTGCTGATGGCGGTGCTGACCTCGCTGGTCTCGGCGCCGGCGATGAAGCACTTGATGCCCGACGATCCGTTTGCCAAGCCGCGCTCGCCTGGCGGCGCTCGGCGGCGTATGGCGACGGACATCGCCGCGCCCGAGCCGATCGAGGTCACTGGTTAG
- a CDS encoding MarR family transcriptional regulator, whose product MSQVSARTRRRFDSLQQEAYLNLWRTYDRLRAHEDALFSRYELTAQQYNALRLLQAARPGGLRTLEIAARLVSRAPDITRLLDRLEERGLVARERLADNRRVVEVTLTAAGNKLLESLTEPLAQCHAAQLGHLKGAELRSLVALLKAARAPHETKGSDWE is encoded by the coding sequence ATGAGCCAGGTTTCTGCCCGCACGCGCCGCCGCTTCGATTCGCTGCAACAAGAGGCGTATCTCAATTTGTGGCGGACGTACGATCGGCTGCGGGCGCACGAAGACGCGCTGTTTTCGCGATACGAGCTAACGGCGCAGCAGTACAACGCGCTGCGGCTATTGCAGGCGGCGCGGCCGGGCGGATTGCGGACGCTGGAGATCGCCGCGCGGCTGGTTTCGCGCGCGCCGGACATCACCCGCCTGCTCGACCGCCTGGAAGAGCGCGGACTGGTGGCGCGCGAGCGGTTGGCGGACAACCGCCGCGTGGTCGAGGTGACGCTCACGGCGGCGGGAAACAAATTGTTGGAATCATTGACCGAACCATTGGCGCAGTGCCACGCGGCGCAGCTTGGACACTTAAAGGGGGCGGAACTGCGGTCGCTGGTGGCGCTGCTGAAGGCCGCCCGCGCGCCGCATGAAACCAAGGGGAGCGACTGGGAATAG
- a CDS encoding sulfatase: protein MTSRVLALVVLLFSASSAQANEGRNVLFIMADDLKCDLGCYGHSVARTPNIDRLAARGVRFNHAYCQYPVCNPSRASLMSGRRPENTRIVDNATPPREKLPHAVFLPQHFRQHGRRAVKVGKIFHTGDAFEDPASWDIDIRETRAAKNPPQQQIARQQQRSGIVLRCEDQATWDGFVARRGAELLGELSAAQQPFFLAVGFRRPHSPYIAPQRYYDLYPTDHIPLVHDPGQPWRDIPDLALTYRQGKPRLALEDRQSTAAAYYASVSFMDAQLGVLLDAMDRLNLWENTVVVFVSDHGYHLGDHGGLWHKMTLFENATRVPLIVAAPAVRPAVTDALVELVDLYPTLSDLCQLPMPAELEGVSFAPLLYQPAREWKSAAFSVVARGGTAAPGDRLDPQRLGRTLRTSHYRYTLWPDGAEELYDERRDPGELNNLAAQPDLSALRSELAKRLAAGWRESLPAEMATNQ from the coding sequence ATGACCAGTCGCGTGTTGGCTCTCGTTGTGCTGCTGTTCAGCGCCTCATCCGCACAGGCCAACGAGGGGCGCAACGTGCTGTTCATCATGGCCGACGATCTGAAGTGCGACCTCGGCTGTTACGGACACTCGGTGGCGCGCACCCCAAACATCGATCGACTCGCCGCCCGCGGCGTCCGATTCAACCACGCCTACTGCCAATATCCGGTCTGCAATCCATCGCGTGCGTCGCTCATGTCGGGCCGCCGACCCGAAAACACTCGCATCGTCGATAACGCCACTCCGCCGCGCGAAAAGCTGCCGCACGCCGTCTTCCTGCCGCAACACTTTCGCCAGCATGGCCGTCGCGCCGTCAAAGTTGGCAAGATTTTTCATACCGGCGACGCCTTTGAAGACCCCGCCTCCTGGGACATCGACATCCGCGAAACCCGCGCCGCCAAAAATCCTCCCCAACAACAGATTGCGCGCCAGCAACAGCGGTCGGGAATCGTCCTGCGCTGCGAAGACCAGGCGACTTGGGATGGCTTTGTCGCTCGTCGTGGCGCGGAGCTTTTGGGAGAGCTATCCGCCGCGCAGCAGCCATTTTTTCTGGCGGTTGGATTTCGCCGTCCGCACTCGCCCTACATCGCGCCGCAAAGATACTACGATCTCTATCCCACAGACCACATCCCGCTTGTTCACGATCCGGGCCAGCCGTGGCGCGACATACCCGACTTGGCGCTGACCTACCGCCAGGGCAAGCCGCGCCTGGCGCTAGAAGACCGACAAAGCACCGCCGCGGCATACTATGCCAGCGTAAGCTTCATGGATGCCCAACTTGGCGTGCTGCTCGACGCCATGGACCGGCTGAACCTCTGGGAGAACACCGTGGTCGTCTTTGTGAGCGATCATGGTTATCACCTGGGCGACCACGGTGGACTGTGGCACAAAATGACGCTGTTCGAAAACGCGACCCGCGTGCCGCTGATAGTCGCCGCGCCGGCAGTGCGTCCCGCGGTCACCGACGCGCTAGTGGAGCTTGTCGATCTCTATCCCACGCTGAGCGACTTGTGCCAGTTGCCAATGCCCGCCGAGCTGGAAGGCGTTAGCTTCGCCCCCTTGCTGTACCAGCCAGCGCGCGAATGGAAGTCGGCGGCGTTCAGCGTGGTGGCGCGCGGCGGAACCGCTGCGCCGGGCGATCGGCTCGATCCTCAGCGACTGGGTCGCACCCTGCGCACGTCGCACTATCGCTATACGCTCTGGCCCGATGGCGCCGAGGAACTGTACGACGAGCGCCGCGACCCCGGCGAACTCAACAATCTGGCGGCGCAACCCGACCTGTCGGCGCTGCGCTCCGAATTGGCAAAGCGACTGGCGGCCGGCTGGCGCGAGTCGCTGCCGGCGGAGATGGCGACTAACCAGTGA
- a CDS encoding tryptophan 7-halogenase, translating to MISEAHETTDVVVIGGGPAGATVSTLMAQQGLRVRLFEREQFPRFHIGESLIPETYWVLRRLGMLEKMKRSHFVKKHSVQFANAHGKISEPFYFSEHKPHECSQTWQVRRSEFDQMMLDNAAEHGVDARQGTRVLDVLFDGERAVGARVADAAGRESEVRAKVVVDASGQSHLIASRFNLLVKDPALKKGALWTYWEGAYRDTGRDEGATMVLQTKDKKGWFWYIPLHDNIVSVGVVRDFEDLFEKSRGDHEAIYNQELDNCPACKERVSIGKQATGFYATKDYTYKSRQLAGDGWVLIGDAFGFLDPLYSSGVMLALKSGEQAADAIVEGIATGDTSAAQLGKWGPDFLEGMARMRRMVCEYYDGFSFGRFVRKHPGLKGHLTDMLIGDLFKESVDEILEPLDAMRSEMQSGQSAATA from the coding sequence ATGATCAGCGAGGCTCACGAAACGACCGATGTGGTGGTGATTGGCGGCGGACCGGCCGGCGCGACTGTGTCGACCTTGATGGCGCAACAGGGGTTGCGGGTGCGGCTGTTCGAGCGCGAGCAGTTTCCGCGGTTTCACATCGGCGAATCGCTGATTCCGGAAACGTATTGGGTGCTGCGGCGGCTGGGCATGCTGGAGAAGATGAAGCGCAGCCACTTTGTGAAGAAGCACAGCGTGCAGTTCGCCAATGCGCACGGCAAGATTTCGGAGCCGTTTTACTTCTCCGAGCACAAGCCGCACGAGTGTTCGCAAACCTGGCAGGTGCGGCGCAGCGAGTTCGACCAGATGATGCTGGACAACGCGGCCGAGCACGGCGTGGATGCGCGACAAGGGACGCGCGTGCTTGATGTGCTGTTCGACGGCGAGCGGGCGGTGGGCGCGCGAGTGGCCGACGCGGCGGGGCGCGAGAGCGAAGTGCGAGCGAAGGTGGTGGTCGACGCCAGCGGGCAAAGCCATTTGATCGCCAGCCGTTTCAACCTGCTGGTCAAAGACCCCGCGCTCAAAAAGGGGGCGCTGTGGACCTACTGGGAAGGCGCCTACCGCGACACCGGCCGCGACGAGGGAGCCACCATGGTGCTGCAAACCAAGGACAAGAAGGGTTGGTTCTGGTACATCCCGCTGCACGACAACATCGTGAGCGTGGGGGTGGTGCGCGACTTCGAGGACTTGTTCGAAAAGTCGCGCGGCGATCACGAGGCGATTTACAACCAGGAACTGGACAATTGCCCCGCGTGCAAAGAGCGAGTATCGATTGGCAAGCAAGCGACCGGTTTCTACGCCACCAAGGATTACACCTACAAGAGCCGGCAGTTGGCCGGCGACGGGTGGGTGTTGATCGGCGACGCGTTTGGCTTTTTGGATCCGCTCTATTCGTCCGGGGTGATGTTGGCGCTCAAGAGCGGCGAGCAGGCGGCTGACGCGATTGTCGAGGGGATCGCCACGGGAGACACCTCGGCCGCGCAACTGGGCAAGTGGGGCCCCGACTTCCTGGAAGGCATGGCGCGGATGCGGCGAATGGTGTGCGAATACTACGACGGCTTCAGCTTTGGCCGGTTCGTGAGGAAGCACCCGGGGCTTAAAGGGCATCTCACCGATATGCTGATCGGCGACTTGTTCAAGGAGAGCGTCGACGAGATCCTGGAGCCGCTCGACGCGATGCGCAGCGAGATGCAGTCAGGTCAATCCGCGGCGACGGCGTAA
- the surE gene encoding 5'/3'-nucleotidase SurE, with amino-acid sequence MNFLLTNDDGIDAPGLAALRQAASALGNCLVVAPDQHLSGCSHQATTHRPLLLTEVAPQRYMLDGTPADCTRIGLTRLAPQCDWVLAGINAGGNLGADVYLSGTVAAAREGALFRRRAIAVSQYVRRGLEIDWECSARWTRAVVRMLVERYPEEGTLWNINLPHLPPGAPPPEVVFCQLDPHPLPVEFQEEDGRLRYRGSYQARQRETGRDVEVCFSGRIAVTQLLLG; translated from the coding sequence ATGAACTTCCTACTCACCAACGACGATGGCATCGACGCCCCCGGTCTGGCCGCGCTTCGTCAGGCGGCCAGCGCGCTCGGCAATTGTCTCGTCGTGGCGCCAGATCAGCACTTAAGCGGTTGCAGTCATCAGGCCACCACGCATCGCCCGTTGCTACTCACCGAGGTCGCGCCCCAGCGCTACATGCTCGATGGCACCCCCGCCGATTGCACCCGTATCGGCCTCACGCGGCTGGCGCCGCAGTGCGATTGGGTGTTGGCCGGCATCAACGCCGGCGGCAACCTCGGAGCCGATGTTTATCTGTCGGGCACGGTCGCCGCCGCGCGCGAAGGGGCGCTCTTTCGCCGCCGCGCCATCGCCGTCTCGCAATACGTCCGGCGCGGCCTGGAAATCGATTGGGAGTGTTCCGCCCGCTGGACCCGCGCCGTCGTGCGCATGTTGGTCGAGCGCTATCCAGAAGAGGGCACGCTGTGGAACATCAACCTCCCGCATCTGCCCCCCGGCGCGCCGCCGCCGGAAGTGGTCTTTTGTCAACTCGACCCGCATCCCTTGCCCGTTGAGTTTCAGGAAGAGGACGGCAGGTTGCGCTATCGCGGCAGCTATCAGGCCCGCCAGCGCGAAACGGGGCGCGATGTGGAGGTCTGCTTCTCCGGCCGCATCGCCGTGACACAACTCTTGTTGGGATGA
- a CDS encoding GNAT family N-acetyltransferase, whose amino-acid sequence MTADLPKLRPQITTARLLLRPFALSDEAALFAAINASSEALLRWMIWFHDGYQISETRDFIQRGLDQWQRGEEFPLGIFDRQTGALLGGTGINTLDRLNRRANLGYWVRSDVARRGIATEAARALAPAVLEDLPLERLEIVAAVTNVASQRVAEKAGAVRESIARQRVWLRTHAADAVIYSITRADYGLPPTLA is encoded by the coding sequence GTGACTGCCGACCTCCCCAAACTGCGTCCCCAGATCACTACCGCCCGGCTGCTGCTGCGCCCATTTGCGTTGTCGGACGAAGCGGCCCTCTTCGCGGCCATCAACGCCTCCAGCGAAGCGCTCTTGCGCTGGATGATCTGGTTTCACGACGGCTACCAGATCAGCGAAACACGCGATTTCATCCAGCGTGGCCTCGACCAATGGCAACGCGGCGAGGAGTTTCCGCTCGGCATCTTCGATCGCCAGACCGGCGCGCTGCTTGGCGGCACGGGCATCAATACCCTCGACCGCTTGAATCGCCGCGCCAACCTCGGCTATTGGGTTCGTAGCGACGTCGCCCGCCGCGGCATCGCCACCGAGGCGGCGCGCGCCCTGGCCCCCGCCGTGCTAGAAGACCTGCCGTTGGAACGGCTGGAGATCGTTGCCGCCGTGACGAACGTGGCCAGTCAGCGTGTAGCCGAAAAAGCCGGCGCAGTGCGCGAATCGATCGCGCGCCAGCGCGTTTGGCTGCGCACGCACGCCGCAGACGCGGTAATCTATTCCATCACCCGCGCCGACTACGGCTTGCCGCCCACGCTCGCCTGA